From one Acidobacteriota bacterium genomic stretch:
- a CDS encoding GNAT family N-acetyltransferase → MLELYAQTRAEELTRSGMDALQREVFVQMQFRLRQASYRAAYPMAVDEILCTESGIRIGRVLADRAEGGMRLVDLAIATEKQGQGFGTQVIRELQHECAARGWEMSLQVLKGSPAEKLYRRLGFEVAGEDHLRRQMRWDGARA, encoded by the coding sequence TTGTTGGAGCTTTATGCGCAGACGCGCGCCGAGGAGTTGACGCGCTCCGGAATGGACGCGTTGCAGCGCGAGGTATTTGTGCAAATGCAGTTCCGGCTTCGCCAGGCAAGCTACAGAGCGGCTTATCCCATGGCGGTGGATGAGATTCTCTGCACAGAGAGCGGAATCCGGATAGGCAGAGTTCTGGCGGACCGTGCGGAAGGTGGAATGCGACTGGTCGATCTCGCGATCGCGACGGAAAAGCAGGGGCAGGGCTTCGGAACGCAGGTGATCCGGGAACTGCAGCACGAATGCGCGGCGCGGGGCTGGGAGATGAGCTTGCAGGTTTTGAAGGGCAGCCCGGCGGAAAAGCTCTACCGGCGGCTCGGGTTTGAGGTGGCGGGCGAAGATCATCTGCGCAGGCAGATGCGCTGGGATGGGGCGAGAGCTTGA
- a CDS encoding phage tail protein: protein MAEPFLGEIRMVGWNFAANGWALCNGQLLPINQNQALFSLLGTMYGGDGIRTFALPNLQGRVPIHQGNGAGLTPYTIGEAAGTETVTLLSTQMPSHNHLVGVSNQAGSVADPTNAILAQGNSGSGRSPVPVSDYVSTAATGTLAPTAVSAAGGNQPHSNIQPYLCVNFIIALQGIFPSRA from the coding sequence ATGGCAGAACCATTTTTAGGCGAGATCAGGATGGTTGGGTGGAACTTCGCGGCAAATGGGTGGGCGCTTTGCAACGGACAACTATTGCCGATCAACCAGAACCAGGCGCTATTTTCCTTGCTAGGCACGATGTACGGAGGAGACGGAATAAGAACCTTCGCGCTGCCCAATCTTCAAGGCCGCGTTCCTATTCATCAAGGCAATGGAGCAGGTCTCACCCCATACACCATCGGCGAGGCCGCAGGCACCGAAACTGTAACTCTCCTGTCGACTCAAATGCCGTCGCATAACCATTTGGTGGGGGTCAGCAACCAGGCGGGATCGGTTGCCGATCCAACCAATGCGATTCTGGCGCAAGGCAACTCCGGATCGGGCAGGAGCCCGGTTCCAGTGTCCGATTATGTTTCGACTGCCGCTACAGGAACTTTGGCTCCCACGGCAGTTTCAGCCGCGGGCGGCAATCAGCCGCACAGCAATATCCAGCCGTATCTGTGCGTCAACTTCATCATCGCGCTCCAGGGAATCTTTCCGTCGCGTGCATAA
- a CDS encoding SMP-30/gluconolactonase/LRE family protein, which translates to MQFEKADKPEMVRASGTNWQQLKLKHLTSGWLTVALVMGFATGSFSAQAQNGPANNLQATAAPLAAPAQIAYDAAGNLYIADLNDNVIRKVDLAGIVTTVAGTGEQGFAGDGGPATGALLDSPAGVAVDAAGNIYIADTHNQRVRKVSNGTISTVAGINGAGFSGDGGAATSAQLSNPSALAVDSSGNLYIADTGNHRIRKISGTTIGTVAGNGEQGFSGDGGAATAAGIDSPNGVAVDAAGRIYIGDTHNQRVRVVNTAGVISTLAGGNSKTYGGDGGAATSALLARPRGLSVDAQGNIYVADSDNNRIRLIATTGNITTVAGNGSQGFAGDGGPAVNAILDTPRAPAAQAPGVFALSDTNNQLVRVVGPDGSIHTVAGQNSGTGGGQGLSESLTLSGASTVAWGSGSLTATFSNASLIATGQIDLLDITSGSATAGSGVLKNNLATISTAALSPGVHRLVANYTGDALNPAITSSVFVLTVTPPPITDFTLTATGAATQTVNAGQTATFNFALQPQNGVLNVPITLTAAGLPAGATAVFTPATIPSGSAATSFSMAIKTTALKTAKSSPTSPMQAPLLPMSAVVFLLPLLRNRRIRARFARMPRTLFSAFLILIGSAAVFGLVGCGSGGGFPPDPQSYTITVTATATSAANTTLQHTTTVTLIVQ; encoded by the coding sequence TTGCAGTTCGAGAAGGCGGATAAGCCGGAGATGGTAAGAGCGAGCGGGACGAACTGGCAGCAGTTGAAGCTGAAGCATCTGACGTCTGGCTGGTTGACGGTGGCGCTGGTCATGGGATTCGCGACAGGAAGCTTCAGCGCGCAGGCGCAGAATGGGCCCGCGAATAATTTACAGGCGACAGCAGCTCCTTTGGCCGCCCCCGCTCAAATCGCATATGACGCGGCAGGCAATCTCTATATAGCGGACCTGAACGACAACGTCATTCGCAAAGTCGACCTCGCCGGTATTGTGACGACCGTAGCGGGAACGGGGGAGCAGGGTTTTGCCGGAGATGGCGGACCGGCCACCGGCGCGCTGCTGGATTCCCCCGCTGGCGTGGCGGTTGACGCTGCGGGAAATATCTATATTGCCGACACGCATAATCAGCGCGTCCGCAAGGTGAGCAACGGAACAATCAGCACAGTTGCGGGGATCAACGGTGCGGGCTTCTCCGGAGATGGCGGCGCTGCGACCTCCGCGCAATTGAGCAATCCCTCTGCGCTGGCGGTGGATTCGAGCGGCAACCTCTATATCGCCGATACCGGCAACCATCGCATCCGCAAGATCAGCGGCACGACGATCGGCACGGTCGCCGGGAATGGAGAACAAGGCTTCTCCGGCGACGGCGGAGCGGCAACCGCTGCGGGGATCGACTCTCCGAACGGAGTAGCGGTTGATGCGGCGGGCAGGATTTACATCGGGGACACACACAATCAGCGGGTGCGTGTCGTCAATACGGCTGGCGTGATTTCGACGCTGGCCGGAGGCAACAGCAAGACCTATGGAGGCGACGGTGGAGCGGCAACGAGCGCTTTGCTGGCCCGCCCGCGCGGACTAAGCGTCGATGCGCAGGGCAACATCTATGTTGCGGACAGCGATAACAACCGTATTCGTCTGATCGCGACGACAGGAAACATTACGACCGTGGCCGGGAACGGCTCGCAGGGATTTGCCGGCGATGGCGGACCGGCGGTCAACGCAATTCTCGATACACCACGGGCTCCGGCGGCACAAGCTCCGGGCGTCTTCGCGCTCTCCGATACGAACAATCAACTGGTTCGCGTAGTCGGCCCAGATGGCTCGATTCATACGGTTGCAGGTCAGAACTCCGGCACTGGAGGCGGCCAGGGGCTCTCCGAGAGCCTGACGCTCAGTGGCGCGTCCACAGTTGCCTGGGGCAGCGGCTCGCTGACGGCGACCTTCAGTAACGCGAGCTTGATCGCGACAGGGCAGATCGACTTGCTCGACATTACCAGCGGCTCCGCTACAGCCGGTTCAGGAGTTCTGAAAAACAATCTGGCAACGATCAGCACTGCTGCGCTGTCGCCCGGAGTGCATCGCCTGGTGGCGAACTACACCGGCGATGCTTTGAATCCGGCGATTACAAGCAGCGTCTTTGTGCTCACAGTAACGCCGCCGCCGATTACAGACTTTACCCTCACCGCTACCGGAGCGGCGACCCAGACCGTCAACGCCGGACAGACAGCTACCTTCAACTTTGCATTGCAGCCGCAGAACGGCGTTCTGAATGTTCCGATCACGTTGACTGCCGCGGGCCTGCCTGCTGGTGCGACCGCGGTCTTTACGCCTGCAACTATCCCTTCAGGCAGCGCGGCGACGTCCTTTAGCATGGCCATTAAAACTACAGCGCTTAAGACCGCAAAGAGTTCGCCTACATCGCCGATGCAGGCACCGTTGCTTCCCATGAGCGCGGTGGTCTTCCTGTTGCCGCTGTTGCGGAACAGGCGTATCCGCGCGCGGTTTGCCCGGATGCCGCGCACCCTGTTCAGCGCGTTCCTCATATTGATCGGGAGCGCGGCCGTTTTCGGGTTGGTTGGCTGCGGCAGCGGCGGCGGCTTCCCGCCGGATCCGCAGAGCTACACCATTACGGTTACGGCAACCGCCACCAGTGCGGCCAATACAACCTTGCAGCACACAACCACGGTTACGTTGATCGTTCAATAA